Sequence from the Nocardia cyriacigeorgica GUH-2 genome:
GTTGTTCTCTACGCCGCGTCCGTCCTCACCCTGCCTGTCGTCGACGAGGTCATGCACGACAACGCTGTCCGGCTCGGCTGGATCGAGGAATAGCGCGCCGCTGTCGCCGCAGCAGCAGACTGCGGCGCATGCGTGATCTAGGGAAAGTCGACGCCGACGATCCTTTGCGCGCGCTTTAGTTCTCCATTGATAGCGCGCTGTGCTTCCGCGATGTTCTTCCACTCTTTCCCGGCTTGGCCATCGATGATGATCAGTTCGGCCTCGGTCACCTGCCCATAGACGACGTGTCCGCCGTTCGGGCGTTCGAAGAAGAGAACGTAGCGGCCGACTTGTCCGCCCTGCCTGGCAGGTGCGAACCCGCCCAACTTCTCGGCGAACTTGAAGCCCACCTCCTCGAACCACTTGATTGCGTAATTCATGGCATCCTTGAATCCGTACATCGATTCGGGCGGCAATCCGTACATCTTTACCAGTCGATCGGCCGCGACGTCGTGTCCGGCGACTTCGCGGATCACGATCGACGCGGTATGCGCGGCACAATCGCGATTACGCGTGACGATCGACCCGATCATGCTCGGCGAGGGGGTCGCCGCCTTATCGATGACAACGATCATGGCGAGTTCACAGGCCACCCAGACGGCACGGTTGAGAAATCGTGCGGCCTCGTAGCTGGTGCGTCGGCGAGCAATGAATCCTTCTCGCAAGGCCGCTGCAAGGTCCGCGCTCGCCGTCTTGGGCAGCGCCGGTAGCGATTCCACCCCACGCTTGATCAGCGACAGCGCTTTTGACCGCTCCTCTGGGCTCAGTCGATCCCACAAACGGACGCCACCGGTGAGCGTCGCGGAGTCGAACAGTTCGCTGAGCTTGTCGACCCATGCGTCGAACTGTCCGTACAGCTCGCCGAGCTTAGCGCCCTGTGCATAGGCATCCTGGCGACTACCGGGCACCGGCGGCAGCGGGGGAGCGACACCGGCCGCCGGTGCCGGCGACCACGCCGGAGTGCCGCTCATGCGATGCTCGCCAGGTTGGAGGTGACGGCGATGTCAGTTCCCGACGTCGGCGTGTACTCGTTCCATTCGGCGATCAGGGTGCCGCGCTCGCCGGGCTGGATCACCGGGAACGGGGTCTGCGAGCCGTGCGTGTGCCCCACCTTCTCCACGGTGATCTGGTGATCGTTCGGAATCGCAACGATCCGCACTGATTCCTGCACGTGCGTGTCGTCGTAGGTGTCGAGCACCACGGGCAGTCCCACGACGAAACCCTTGCTGCTGTCCACGCCGAGCGTCACCGGTTGCGCGGACGCCGCCACCTGTTGCGCGCAGGTCGCGTAAACCGACTCTTGTAGCCGAGTAGCGGTTTTCGCTGGATTCGCCGGAGCGATACCGGGGTAATTGCGGTCGTCGTAGGCGGCGATTTCACGTGCGATGGATAGATAAGGGGCAGCGGGGGCACCATCAATACTGCCGGTTTCAGCGAAACGCACCCACTTGTCCTCCCACCCTTTCCGGACGGTCAGTACCACCCGCGCCGCGCCTGCCCGGAGAAACGCCTGGCGATTCGGGTCGGGGTGCCTTAGCGACCGAATGAAGTTCCAGCTCGGCGGCACATCCCAGAAGTACGAGTACAGGAAGGTCACTACGTTTTCCCACTCGATTGCCTGGTTGATGAACCGGACAATGTGCTCGTGTTGTCGAACCAGCGTCCATTGCTCGGTCGTCATGCCGAGTTGCGAGGAGTCGAATCCACTGCCATGGACGAGGTCCACCCCTGCAGCACCGAAGGCATCGAGCACTGGCTTGGGCATGAATTCGAAAGCCGGGCCGAGAATCCAGCGGATGACACTTTTCATGATCTCGTCGCTTTCTTCGCGGCGTAGGGTGAGCGTGTCGACATCGGCGAGGCGTTCTTCGAGGGCAGCTATCTTGCCGGCGATCTCCTGTTGCTCGACGAAGTGTCTGTTCTGGGCGGCGCTCAGCAACGCCGTCCACACGTCGTTCTTCCACTGGTCGATGCCCTGCGCGCGGGTCCGGGACAGCACCTTCAACTGGATGAAGGGGGCCGAGACCCGATGAAAGAACACGGTAACCACGCGGTGGCCGGTATGGCCGGCCATGAACGGCTTGCCGTCGAATCCCATCGCCTTTTCATCATGTACCGCGAGGAAGTCGCCGTTATGCGTGCGACCGAGGGTACTGCCCATCACGGCGAAGACGATGGGTCCGCCGTCCTCGTGCTTTCCGATGTTGGCTGTGACGAGAATTTCGCTGATCTCGGCCCCGGCAGGCACGTCGAATTCGATTTCCATATACGCCCATGAACTGTTTGTTCCGCCGACCTTGCCCTTTGTCACCGGCTCCGGGGCGGCGGGGTAGGCAGGGACGGCCGCGTCGTACTTGTCGGCGAGCCATTGGTACTTCGGCTGGCCGGTCGGGTCCGGGTTACCGTGGGCATCGACCTTCAGGTTCGGATCGAGATCGGCGAAAACGGCCGGGAAATCGAACGGTTTCAATTGACTACGCCAGTGGTCGAGCTCGGCATAGAGCTTGCGCATGGCCGCGGCCGGCTCGGGCACGACGACGTCGTAGGTGAGGCGAAGTCCGTAGCGATAGAGCCGGACCCGCCATTGCCGCATCATGCTGAAATAGTCGATCCGGACGGGATGCGTGGCAGAGTTCTTCAGCACCCGCGTCGATGTCTCCGACATTCCCGTTTCCGTCCGCGTCGCAATGGTGACCTTGTGCTCCTGGCGTGATCGCGACGATGCCTTCTGTGTTAGCGACCGGGCATGCTTACGGCTCTCGGCCGCCGATGTCGACTGGCCGTCCTGGGCGGTGAATCCCGTGGTTGTCGACCCCGAGACGATCGAGATTCCGCCTTGGACCGTACCTGTGATATTGAACTGATTCGAATGCTGGGTCTGCGAACTCGTGGATTGAGCGATATCGGTGTTGTCGGTGACCCCGGTTTCGCTGAACTCTTCAAGTGTGTCGGTGACGATCGTGGTGAACTCCTTGGAGGTCACCGACCACTCCTTATGCGTGACCGCCGTCTCCTCCCCGGGTGCGAGCGGGATGGTGGACACCAGCTCACCGCGCTCGATTCCCACCGGAACCATCTCGATGCGTTCGAGGTTGAGCATCCCGATCGGGTGCGCAACGGCGCGCTCACGGAGCCCGCGAGCGGCAACGATGGCTGCGTTGAGCCGGACGACCTCTCGACCGATCTCGTCGGTCGGCGCCGGCTCGCGAGCCTCTCGAAGGGAATCCAGCGCCGCGCGGCGCCGCTCCACCAGTAAGTCGGTGAATGCCAGCAACTCTGCCATCGGAACCTGCGCGAGGGCGTTGATTTCGGGCTGCAATGCGGGGACGAGTGATTGCTCGAACGTCGCGATCGTATCGAAGGTAGCGTTGGAGACGGCCGTGTGACGAGCGGATTCAACTCCGCCCGATCCCCGGAGGGCATCGGTCTCACCGGGAGTGAGCTGAAGCTGGCGAATGGCCGCGACCTTCACCAGCGCACCGCTTGATCCCCGCTCCGGCGCGTCCTCGCCGCCAGGCTCTTGGATCTCGATCGGGACCAGCGTGGCCTTCAACACCTCGCGAGCACACCCCTGCAATGGTTGCTGCGGGGTCGGTGCGGTCCCGGCGCCGGGCGCAGCGCTGTCCGGAATCCACAGAAGTTGTCCGATCGGCAGCGCCGCCGGATCGGTGATCCCGTTCGCGTCGGCGATGAGAGACCACTTGCCCGCATCGCCGTAGTAGCGGGCCGCCAGCTCGGCGAGCGTATCGCCTTCGACGGTCTCATGAGTCCGGGCAGACCCCAAGTCGGGGACCGTCAGGACCAGCCCGACGGCTATCGACGTCGGGTCGTCGATCCGATTCGCCGCCCTGAGCACCGGATGCAGCCGCGGTTCGCCGTAATACTGTTGCGCGAGGCCCCACAATGTGTCGCCGCTGGCAACGATATGAGAGTGCGTGGTCATGGCCCTGTGCCTTTCCGAAGTGCTACCAGTGCCGAAATCGTGCCAGCGTCGACGACGATTCAAACGAGTAGCGAACTACTCGTTCAGCCGGGACGACCGGCGACGATGTCCGTCCGAGGCAGTGGCGGAACGAGTATCCGGGCATTGAGCGAACAGGTCGCTGTCCAGAGAACGATGCGGCTGATTGACGGGCGGCCGGCGGCGGGGGAGTGTGGAGCGATGACGGGTGACCTGACGCGCCACGGTGTCGACGTGTCCAATCTCGATCAACCCTTGTTCGACCGGGCCGAAGCGACCAAGGCGGATCTGCTCGACTACCTGGAGTTCGCCGGCGAGCGGTTGCTCCGGGTGCTCCGCGGGCGACCGCTGTCGGTGGTGCGTGTGCGGCCGGGGCAGCCGCCGTTCATGCAGAAGAACCTGCCGAAGTACACACCGGAGTGGGTGCCGAGGACGACGGTGTGGGCGGAGAGTTCGCGGCGCGAGATCAGCTACGCGCTGTGCGACGACCTGCGGACGTTGATCTGGTTCGGCAACCAGCGTGCCGTCGAATACCACCCGACGCTGTTCCTCGCCGACTCCGCGCCGCATCCCACCTACCTCGTGCTCGATCTCGATCCCTCCCCGGGCCAGACCTTCGCCGACGCGGTGGCGGGCGCCCGGTTGATCCGGCAGGCTCTGACCGCCGATGGGCTGGCGGGTGCGGTGAAGACCAGCGGATCGAAGGGGCTGCACGTCTTCGTGCCGGTCGTTGCGGGTCTCGACGTCGAGGATGCCGCCGCGGCCACGCGCGCGATCGCGGCCCGTGCCGAACGCATCGACCCCTCGGTCGGCACCAC
This genomic interval carries:
- a CDS encoding LysM peptidoglycan-binding domain-containing protein, yielding MTTHSHIVASGDTLWGLAQQYYGEPRLHPVLRAANRIDDPTSIAVGLVLTVPDLGSARTHETVEGDTLAELAARYYGDAGKWSLIADANGITDPAALPIGQLLWIPDSAAPGAGTAPTPQQPLQGCAREVLKATLVPIEIQEPGGEDAPERGSSGALVKVAAIRQLQLTPGETDALRGSGGVESARHTAVSNATFDTIATFEQSLVPALQPEINALAQVPMAELLAFTDLLVERRRAALDSLREAREPAPTDEIGREVVRLNAAIVAARGLRERAVAHPIGMLNLERIEMVPVGIERGELVSTIPLAPGEETAVTHKEWSVTSKEFTTIVTDTLEEFSETGVTDNTDIAQSTSSQTQHSNQFNITGTVQGGISIVSGSTTTGFTAQDGQSTSAAESRKHARSLTQKASSRSRQEHKVTIATRTETGMSETSTRVLKNSATHPVRIDYFSMMRQWRVRLYRYGLRLTYDVVVPEPAAAMRKLYAELDHWRSQLKPFDFPAVFADLDPNLKVDAHGNPDPTGQPKYQWLADKYDAAVPAYPAAPEPVTKGKVGGTNSSWAYMEIEFDVPAGAEISEILVTANIGKHEDGGPIVFAVMGSTLGRTHNGDFLAVHDEKAMGFDGKPFMAGHTGHRVVTVFFHRVSAPFIQLKVLSRTRAQGIDQWKNDVWTALLSAAQNRHFVEQQEIAGKIAALEERLADVDTLTLRREESDEIMKSVIRWILGPAFEFMPKPVLDAFGAAGVDLVHGSGFDSSQLGMTTEQWTLVRQHEHIVRFINQAIEWENVVTFLYSYFWDVPPSWNFIRSLRHPDPNRQAFLRAGAARVVLTVRKGWEDKWVRFAETGSIDGAPAAPYLSIAREIAAYDDRNYPGIAPANPAKTATRLQESVYATCAQQVAASAQPVTLGVDSSKGFVVGLPVVLDTYDDTHVQESVRIVAIPNDHQITVEKVGHTHGSQTPFPVIQPGERGTLIAEWNEYTPTSGTDIAVTSNLASIA
- a CDS encoding DNA polymerase domain-containing protein, whose protein sequence is MTGDLTRHGVDVSNLDQPLFDRAEATKADLLDYLEFAGERLLRVLRGRPLSVVRVRPGQPPFMQKNLPKYTPEWVPRTTVWAESSRREISYALCDDLRTLIWFGNQRAVEYHPTLFLADSAPHPTYLVLDLDPSPGQTFADAVAGARLIRQALTADGLAGAVKTSGSKGLHVFVPVVAGLDVEDAAAATRAIAARAERIDPSVGTTAFIREDRHGKVFLDATRSGGATVAAAYSPRIRPGVTVSFPLRWSGLDDVTPADFTLRTVPELLGDSDPWQSEMPAPQELPQDLIDEGHTIPVARVQAMHEGKRRARARREQ